From the Desulfarculaceae bacterium genome, one window contains:
- a CDS encoding glycosyltransferase family 39 protein, translating to MSLIRHIPPRRAVLAALLLLGLALRLWGLAWEAPPPGGDMAEDWGWRAIDSLSWSQPFWPGLWPQAFFSLAALVQGAATLLAGGLSLLTGETRFMAELALDPRLAGRLTAALLGAAQIPLAYLLGRRCFDSVATGLLAAALVAVSPLLVAQSHYLCVSAGLGLLLLLSAWLAWLVMERPRPGLWAGLGLVMGLAAATHTLGLGVWPVGLAAVAMAALSTRASLSRRWLLWPLCLLAGLVLGLALGAPGLWLQPWEASRTAAEGLSLAGPIQPWLARGLARLAGQGRLLLGPEGLVLCVLWILGVAVLIRRGLKRRLVVALAPLPMIVLGLVPNGLDAQAWTAAWLPGLAAAAAWPLVLLCRRLPAFAWQVAAVACLLAAVVVLGGWRSAGVSYLFWQQGTPAAARAWLGHNLPPKARVLLGPGAPLDLFAGARQWRPGMPPGQDYLVVNHASRAPGPAGDELARRQPLKRFLFSPGWEEGPWAARTGFPVGLNPPLSVYAPQARREVLVPLALPRPLVGLERPYALVYLDNPAYSRDASGALLAGAGGRARRVLHPSGSLRSLGLRLRNLGEGLARVRLSRGLWPRDSLVLYPGQQRDLVLPARAWPPVVSGLYPLGVELVEGDSLYTRLVSDPVLLGKQELEAGRWEAAGRWLGQAAAGDESFEALAMWAGALARGGKTERAAQVLSRLDGRVAWEYAALAAGEPGPEWDAKLGRVTGYHPGLLRQATSKTYELRGPLCLADGRPVSLSGRGYTGSFYRHHGQPGAILVMRPSAHWPQGSWRAELSLKAPPGGEPRQVLARASIWAWAAVGASLVAQKDITAGDLGGGKVSLPFVLEDDGTRLELRLEFTTRQTLNLEKLVLGADIRAHMRAVLAWYQNARGLVALRNKRYQAAVDAFQGELKLAPGSSAAYLPLAKSLVEVGQLEAAYVVAVRAEEAYRAFPDQLEQVAALYKALSKKEDLARVEENLSHLRPSLQRVSRFADGLTLLGYDLPKAKVKPGGKLEINFYWRAWQPVPLDYTIYLHLRGPGRTLNYDHHLDHARMAMPALRPGRVVREDFSLDIPADAPKGKYKVVLGLWDPELSPEAVEIVGGEDKGGRDVNLAEIEVQ from the coding sequence ATGAGTCTGATCCGGCACATACCTCCCCGCCGCGCGGTTTTGGCCGCGCTGCTTTTGTTGGGCCTGGCGCTCCGGCTCTGGGGCCTGGCCTGGGAGGCTCCGCCTCCGGGCGGGGACATGGCCGAGGACTGGGGCTGGCGGGCCATCGACTCCCTGAGCTGGAGCCAGCCCTTCTGGCCCGGCCTGTGGCCCCAGGCCTTTTTCTCCCTGGCCGCCCTGGTGCAGGGCGCGGCCACCCTCTTGGCCGGGGGCCTGAGCCTGCTCACCGGCGAGACCCGCTTCATGGCCGAGCTGGCTCTGGACCCCCGCCTGGCCGGCCGCCTCACCGCCGCCCTGCTGGGCGCGGCCCAGATACCCCTGGCCTATCTCCTGGGCCGCCGCTGCTTCGACAGCGTGGCCACCGGGCTCCTGGCCGCCGCCCTGGTGGCGGTGAGCCCCCTGCTGGTGGCCCAAAGCCATTACCTGTGCGTGTCCGCCGGCCTGGGCCTGCTCCTGTTGCTCTCCGCCTGGCTGGCCTGGCTGGTCATGGAGCGCCCCCGCCCCGGCCTGTGGGCTGGCCTGGGCCTGGTCATGGGCCTGGCCGCGGCCACCCACACCCTGGGCCTGGGCGTGTGGCCGGTGGGCCTGGCCGCCGTGGCCATGGCCGCCTTGAGCACGCGGGCCTCGCTCTCGCGGCGCTGGCTGCTCTGGCCCCTGTGCCTGCTGGCCGGGCTGGTGCTGGGCTTGGCCCTGGGCGCGCCGGGCCTGTGGCTCCAGCCCTGGGAGGCGAGCCGCACGGCGGCGGAAGGCCTTTCCCTGGCCGGTCCGATCCAGCCCTGGCTGGCCCGGGGCCTGGCCCGTCTGGCCGGTCAGGGCCGCCTGCTCCTGGGCCCCGAGGGCCTGGTGCTGTGCGTGCTGTGGATATTGGGCGTGGCGGTGCTCATCCGGCGGGGTCTCAAGCGCCGCCTGGTGGTGGCCCTGGCCCCGCTGCCCATGATCGTGCTGGGCCTGGTGCCCAACGGCCTGGACGCCCAGGCCTGGACCGCCGCCTGGCTGCCCGGCCTGGCCGCGGCGGCGGCCTGGCCCCTGGTGCTGCTCTGCCGCCGCTTGCCCGCTTTTGCCTGGCAGGTGGCCGCGGTGGCCTGCCTGCTGGCGGCCGTCGTGGTGCTGGGCGGCTGGCGCTCGGCCGGAGTCAGCTATCTTTTCTGGCAGCAGGGAACTCCGGCGGCGGCCCGCGCCTGGCTGGGGCACAACCTCCCGCCCAAGGCCCGGGTACTCCTGGGGCCCGGCGCGCCCCTGGACCTGTTCGCCGGGGCCCGCCAATGGCGCCCGGGAATGCCTCCGGGCCAGGACTATCTGGTAGTCAACCACGCCTCCCGCGCCCCGGGCCCGGCCGGGGACGAGCTGGCCCGCCGCCAGCCCCTCAAGCGCTTTTTGTTCAGCCCGGGCTGGGAAGAGGGGCCCTGGGCCGCGCGCACCGGCTTCCCGGTGGGCCTGAACCCGCCGCTGAGCGTTTACGCCCCCCAGGCGCGGCGCGAGGTGCTGGTGCCCCTGGCCCTGCCCCGGCCCCTGGTGGGCCTGGAACGGCCCTACGCCCTGGTCTATCTGGACAACCCCGCCTATAGCCGCGATGCCTCCGGGGCCCTGCTGGCCGGGGCGGGCGGCCGCGCCCGCCGGGTGCTGCACCCCTCGGGCAGCCTGAGATCATTGGGCCTCCGACTGCGCAACCTGGGCGAGGGCCTGGCCCGGGTGCGCCTGAGCCGGGGGCTGTGGCCCCGCGACTCCCTGGTGCTCTACCCCGGCCAGCAGCGCGACCTGGTGCTGCCCGCCAGGGCCTGGCCGCCGGTGGTCTCCGGGCTCTATCCCCTGGGAGTGGAACTGGTGGAGGGGGATTCCCTCTACACCCGCCTGGTGTCGGACCCCGTGCTCTTGGGCAAGCAGGAGCTGGAGGCCGGGCGGTGGGAAGCCGCCGGGCGCTGGCTCGGCCAGGCGGCGGCGGGCGACGAGAGCTTCGAGGCCCTGGCCATGTGGGCCGGGGCCCTGGCCAGAGGGGGCAAGACCGAGCGGGCCGCCCAGGTTCTCTCGCGCTTGGACGGGCGGGTGGCCTGGGAGTACGCCGCGTTGGCCGCGGGCGAGCCCGGACCGGAGTGGGACGCCAAGCTGGGCCGGGTCACAGGCTATCATCCCGGCCTGCTGCGCCAGGCCACCTCCAAGACCTACGAGCTGCGCGGGCCCCTGTGCTTGGCCGACGGTCGTCCGGTAAGCCTGAGCGGCCGGGGCTACACCGGCAGCTTCTACCGTCACCACGGCCAGCCGGGCGCCATCCTGGTGATGCGCCCGTCCGCGCATTGGCCCCAGGGCAGCTGGCGGGCCGAGCTGAGCCTCAAGGCCCCGCCGGGCGGAGAGCCCCGCCAAGTGCTGGCCCGTGCCTCAATCTGGGCCTGGGCCGCCGTGGGCGCCAGCCTGGTGGCCCAAAAGGACATCACTGCCGGAGACCTGGGGGGCGGCAAGGTGAGCCTGCCCTTCGTGCTGGAGGACGACGGCACCCGCCTGGAGCTGCGCCTGGAGTTCACCACCCGCCAAACCCTGAACCTGGAGAAGTTGGTTCTGGGGGCCGACATCCGGGCCCACATGCGCGCGGTGCTGGCCTGGTATCAGAACGCCCGAGGGCTGGTGGCCTTGCGCAACAAGCGGTACCAGGCAGCGGTGGATGCCTTTCAGGGAGAGCTGAAGCTGGCTCCCGGCTCATCGGCTGCCTATTTGCCCCTGGCCAAGTCCCTGGTGGAGGTGGGCCAGCTGGAGGCGGCCTATGTGGTGGCGGTGCGCGCCGAGGAAGCCTACCGCGCCTTCCCGGACCAGCTGGAGCAGGTGGCCGCGCTGTACAAGGCGCTGAGCAAAAAGGAAGACCTGGCCCGGGTGGAGGAAAACCTGAGCCATCTGCGGCCTTCCTTGCAGCGGGTCAGCCGCTTTGCCGACGGCCTCACCCTCCTGGGCTACGACCTGCCCAAGGCCAAGGTGAAGCCCGGCGGCAAGCTGGAGATCAACTTCTACTGGCGGGCCTGGCAGCCGGTGCCCCTGGACTACACCATCTACCTGCATTTGCGCGGCCCGGGGCGCACCCTGAACTACGACCACCATCTGGACCACGCCCGAATGGCCATGCCCGCCCTGAGGCCGGGCCGGGTGGTGCGCGAGGACTTCAGCCTGGATATCCCGGCCGACGCGCCCAAGGGCAAGTACAAGGTGGTGCTGGGGTTGTGGGACCCGGAGCTGTCCCCCGAGGCGGTGGAGATCGTGGGCGGCGAGGACAAGGGCGGCCGCGACGTGAACCTGGCTGAAATCGAAGTGCAGTAA
- a CDS encoding flippase-like domain-containing protein, with protein MGKSAKTWLRMGISLGLLVVLLVFFVDLKQAARAVAHARWEFLVLLIIAFTLDRWLMSYKWRLLLLSQGYEAGHGESLKAYYLATFAGCFLPSTLGADAVRVGLFAKPGRPSQAVAASIFLERALGFVAAALAAIIGLVLLAGISTDLPVEFFWWSFGFLGAACLAVILSFSAWAGRLHASAAARWREKNKLLAWFFDFVAAYHAYRHKRGVLLWFVFLSFLEQGAPIVFNWLTAKALHIDLSLLQAAAVTPVVFFLARLPVSFSSFGVLEGLYVAFFRLVGVGATPAFLIGFLVNVGSMISALPAVPMYLRGGMRSAADPPPDPGAS; from the coding sequence TTGGGCAAATCCGCCAAAACCTGGTTGCGCATGGGCATAAGCCTGGGCCTGCTCGTGGTCCTGCTGGTGTTCTTCGTGGACCTGAAGCAGGCCGCGCGGGCCGTGGCCCACGCCCGCTGGGAATTCCTGGTTCTGCTCATCATTGCCTTCACCCTGGACCGCTGGCTCATGAGCTACAAGTGGCGCCTGCTGCTGCTCAGCCAGGGCTACGAGGCGGGGCACGGCGAGTCGCTCAAGGCCTATTATCTGGCTACCTTCGCGGGTTGCTTTTTGCCCAGCACCCTGGGGGCCGACGCGGTGCGGGTGGGGCTCTTCGCCAAGCCGGGCCGCCCCTCCCAGGCGGTGGCCGCCAGCATCTTCCTGGAGCGGGCCCTGGGTTTCGTGGCCGCCGCCCTGGCAGCGATCATCGGCCTGGTGCTCCTGGCGGGCATATCCACCGACCTGCCCGTCGAGTTCTTCTGGTGGTCCTTTGGGTTCCTGGGCGCCGCCTGTTTGGCGGTGATCCTCTCCTTCAGCGCCTGGGCGGGCCGTTTGCACGCCAGCGCCGCCGCCCGCTGGCGCGAGAAGAACAAGCTCCTGGCCTGGTTCTTCGACTTCGTGGCCGCCTACCATGCCTACCGCCACAAGCGCGGGGTGCTGCTCTGGTTCGTGTTCCTCTCCTTCCTGGAGCAGGGCGCGCCCATTGTCTTCAACTGGCTCACCGCCAAGGCCCTTCACATCGACCTGAGCCTCTTGCAGGCGGCGGCGGTGACCCCGGTGGTGTTCTTCCTGGCCCGCCTGCCGGTGAGCTTCTCCAGCTTCGGCGTCTTGGAAGGGCTCTACGTGGCCTTCTTCCGCCTGGTGGGGGTGGGAGCCACCCCGGCCTTCCTCATCGGCTTCCTGGTCAACGTGGGCTCCATGATCAGCGCTCTGCCAGCGGTGCCCATGTATCTGCGCGGCGGCATGCGTTCAGCCGCTGATCCGCCGCCCGATCCCGGGGCTTCTTGA
- the asnB gene encoding asparagine synthase (glutamine-hydrolyzing) translates to MCGINGFSWQDPELIRAMGDRLTHRGPDDRHEITAFGASLGQTRLSIIDLSANGRQPMVNEDGQVYVVVNGEIYNHLDLRSELIAAGHQFTSNSDSEVVLHGYEQWGPGVIERLSGMFCFAVLDGKNRRIMLGRDRLGIKPLYYHHAGDKLIFSNEIKALLAWPGLERRVDPQALYQYLGYEYVPAPRTLFAGINKLQQGHYAIFDMASGQLTDKQYWDVKFAPRFSRPEEAVEELRGLLRLAVKRRLMSDVPLGVFLSGGLDSTTVVALMRELGVEHLRTYSIAYPDPSFSELEYANDMAQHYGTDQTVLMIEGLSLEDLETAVYHLDEPMTDLSAIPLMLICREAKKTATVVLSGEGGDEIFAGYDRFRASKAAGYLGRLPGCAPTLNRLASLLPDQPQKKGAINVAKRFLEGCVLPRDGEHLRWQYFLPPSLAGQLFRPEVAAQVGIDDPFAPIRKVLSSCNSTDRLDREVYLDLKLAMADSVLMKVDKMSMSTSLEVRVPFLDHEVVEFTASLPSWFKLKGFTTKYILRQAIRGLVPDRVAFRGKQGYSLPVKNLLRDQLQPLMRDLLSTSPLVSEFMNRATVDRLMSEHLAGTHNHNHVLWALMNAALWHRRFFEN, encoded by the coding sequence ATGTGCGGCATCAACGGATTTTCCTGGCAAGACCCTGAGCTGATCCGGGCCATGGGCGACCGGCTGACCCACCGGGGGCCGGACGACCGGCACGAGATCACCGCCTTCGGCGCCTCCCTGGGCCAGACGCGGCTGTCCATCATCGACCTCTCGGCCAACGGCCGCCAGCCCATGGTCAACGAGGACGGCCAGGTCTACGTGGTGGTCAACGGCGAGATCTACAACCACCTGGACCTGCGTTCGGAGTTGATCGCCGCGGGCCACCAGTTCACCTCCAACTCCGACTCCGAGGTGGTCTTGCACGGCTACGAGCAGTGGGGGCCCGGGGTCATCGAGCGCCTGAGCGGCATGTTCTGCTTCGCGGTGCTCGACGGCAAAAACCGCCGCATAATGCTGGGCCGCGACCGCCTGGGCATCAAGCCCCTGTACTATCATCACGCGGGCGACAAGCTGATCTTCTCTAACGAGATCAAGGCCCTGTTGGCCTGGCCCGGCCTGGAGCGCCGGGTGGACCCCCAGGCGCTCTACCAATACCTGGGCTACGAGTACGTGCCCGCCCCGCGCACCCTGTTCGCGGGCATCAACAAGCTCCAGCAGGGGCACTACGCCATCTTCGACATGGCCAGCGGCCAGCTCACGGACAAGCAGTACTGGGACGTGAAGTTCGCGCCCCGCTTCTCCCGCCCCGAGGAGGCGGTGGAGGAGCTGCGCGGCCTCTTGCGCCTGGCGGTGAAACGCCGCCTCATGTCCGACGTGCCTTTGGGCGTGTTCCTCTCCGGCGGCCTGGACTCCACCACCGTGGTGGCCCTGATGCGCGAGCTGGGGGTGGAGCATCTGCGCACCTATTCCATCGCCTACCCGGACCCCAGCTTCAGCGAGCTGGAGTACGCCAACGACATGGCTCAGCACTACGGCACCGACCAGACGGTGCTGATGATCGAGGGCCTGTCTTTGGAAGACCTGGAGACAGCGGTTTATCACCTCGACGAGCCCATGACCGACCTCTCGGCCATTCCCCTGATGCTCATCTGCCGCGAGGCCAAGAAGACCGCCACCGTGGTGCTCTCCGGCGAGGGCGGCGACGAGATCTTCGCGGGCTACGACCGCTTCCGGGCCTCCAAGGCCGCCGGGTATTTGGGCCGTTTGCCCGGCTGCGCCCCCACCCTGAACCGCCTGGCTTCCCTTTTGCCCGACCAGCCCCAGAAGAAGGGCGCCATCAACGTGGCCAAGCGCTTTTTGGAGGGCTGCGTCCTGCCCCGCGACGGCGAGCATCTGCGCTGGCAGTACTTCCTGCCGCCCTCCCTGGCCGGGCAGCTTTTCCGGCCCGAGGTGGCTGCCCAGGTGGGCATCGACGACCCCTTCGCGCCCATCCGCAAGGTGCTCTCCTCCTGCAACAGCACCGACCGCCTGGACCGCGAGGTGTACCTGGACCTCAAGCTGGCCATGGCCGACAGCGTCTTGATGAAGGTGGACAAGATGTCCATGTCCACCTCCCTGGAGGTTCGGGTGCCCTTCCTGGACCACGAGGTGGTGGAGTTCACGGCCAGCCTGCCCTCCTGGTTCAAGCTCAAGGGCTTCACCACCAAGTACATCCTCCGCCAGGCCATCCGGGGCCTGGTGCCCGACCGGGTGGCTTTCCGGGGCAAGCAGGGCTACTCTCTGCCGGTGAAGAATCTGCTGCGCGACCAGCTCCAGCCCCTGATGCGCGATCTCTTGTCCACCAGCCCCCTGGTGAGCGAATTCATGAACCGGGCCACGGTGGACCGGCTCATGTCCGAGCATTTGGCCGGCACCCACAACCACAACCACGTCTTGTGGGCCCTGATGAACGCGGCCCTGTGGCACCGCCGCTTCTTCGAAAACTAG
- a CDS encoding flippase-like domain-containing protein has translation MNPNQTKPKRRRATAWLSLVAAALVTGGLLYYLARATTLDDWVRLYQGLAWSMFGAYLACFLGSMLLKALRYRILLDASGEGQAPRYRDLLTLTFVSNLFVDLLPARSGSLAYIVFLNRKLEVGLPACFSSFAFSFIFDLIGMLPLFFTAIILYGVAAGQHAPLLWALLAVLAVIALLALFLLEKVLALGEVIVAWLAQRLPGRLGDWGWRGAQELGAMASDVSRIKGQGVYGRVLVVSVAIRALKYLGLYLLVVGLAAQWPAEAARLSFPLILFALVAAEATASLPVSGIAGFGAYEGVMMATLRGAGLAPTQAALIPFGLHLLTQTVDYLLGGVALIVLSLIKPRNGGEAPAAHPKRRRWLAWLVALGAAAVLLVGGVHFGPRLFYQHFGGMVLAPVGGGLSPEQQALISAQTQGLKAKVVWSSSRSGNHELYLLTLPELKLYRLTSNDRVDYYARFSPDGKRLVFARSQKPWVSERDEIPWDAYVLDLASGKESLAANNANYPQWAGEGKISFMRGGQTVLKDLATGKESVIYDASGPPVQGVAQTPELSPDGKLLAFTARGKQRGTMVYDLASKELRTIAGGCEITWFPGGQEVLWVENGGHGGNQILASRLSPVKPRVFMDLPGAHSHEYFPRLSPDGRWLVWGASAKGHEHDIADYEIFLWKVGTPWEKALRLSRNAANDRWPDIFIEK, from the coding sequence ATGAATCCCAACCAAACCAAGCCCAAACGCCGCCGGGCCACGGCCTGGCTGTCGCTGGTGGCCGCCGCGTTGGTCACCGGCGGGCTCTTGTACTACCTGGCCCGGGCCACCACCCTGGACGACTGGGTGCGGCTCTACCAGGGCCTGGCCTGGAGCATGTTCGGGGCCTACCTGGCCTGCTTCCTGGGCTCCATGCTGCTCAAGGCCCTGCGCTACCGCATCCTGCTGGACGCCTCGGGCGAGGGCCAGGCCCCGCGCTACCGCGATCTGCTCACCCTGACCTTTGTGAGCAACCTGTTCGTGGACTTGCTTCCCGCGCGCTCCGGCAGCCTGGCTTACATCGTGTTCCTCAACCGCAAGCTGGAGGTGGGCCTGCCCGCCTGCTTCAGCTCCTTTGCCTTCAGCTTCATCTTCGACCTCATCGGCATGTTGCCCCTGTTCTTCACGGCCATCATTCTCTACGGCGTGGCCGCTGGGCAGCACGCGCCCCTGCTGTGGGCCCTGTTGGCCGTGTTGGCCGTGATCGCCCTGTTGGCCCTGTTCCTGCTGGAAAAGGTGCTGGCCCTGGGCGAGGTGATCGTGGCCTGGCTGGCCCAGCGCCTGCCCGGCAGGCTGGGCGACTGGGGCTGGCGTGGGGCCCAGGAGCTGGGGGCCATGGCCAGCGACGTGAGCCGCATCAAGGGCCAGGGGGTTTATGGCCGGGTGCTGGTGGTGTCGGTGGCCATCCGGGCGCTGAAATATCTGGGCCTGTATCTCTTGGTGGTCGGGTTGGCCGCCCAGTGGCCCGCCGAGGCGGCGCGCCTGTCCTTCCCCTTGATTCTCTTTGCCCTGGTGGCGGCCGAGGCCACGGCCAGCCTGCCGGTGAGCGGCATCGCGGGCTTCGGAGCCTATGAAGGAGTAATGATGGCCACCTTGCGCGGAGCCGGCCTGGCCCCCACCCAGGCGGCCTTGATCCCCTTTGGCCTGCACCTGCTCACCCAGACCGTGGACTACCTTTTGGGCGGCGTGGCTTTAATCGTGCTGAGCCTGATCAAGCCGCGCAACGGCGGCGAAGCGCCCGCCGCCCATCCCAAGCGGCGGCGTTGGCTGGCCTGGCTGGTCGCCCTGGGCGCGGCGGCAGTGCTCCTAGTGGGCGGGGTGCACTTCGGGCCGCGCCTGTTCTACCAGCACTTCGGCGGCATGGTGCTGGCTCCGGTGGGGGGCGGCCTGAGCCCGGAGCAGCAGGCGCTCATAAGCGCCCAGACCCAGGGCCTCAAGGCCAAGGTGGTGTGGTCCTCCAGCCGCTCCGGCAACCACGAGCTGTATCTGCTCACCCTGCCCGAGCTCAAGCTATATCGCCTGACCTCCAACGACCGGGTGGATTACTACGCCCGCTTCTCGCCCGACGGCAAGCGCCTGGTCTTCGCCCGCTCCCAAAAGCCCTGGGTCAGCGAACGCGACGAGATTCCTTGGGACGCCTACGTCCTGGACCTGGCCAGCGGCAAGGAGAGCCTGGCCGCCAACAACGCCAACTATCCCCAGTGGGCCGGGGAAGGCAAAATCAGCTTCATGCGCGGCGGCCAGACGGTGCTCAAGGACCTGGCCACGGGCAAGGAGAGCGTCATCTACGACGCCTCCGGCCCGCCGGTGCAGGGCGTGGCCCAGACCCCGGAGCTCTCGCCCGACGGCAAGCTCCTGGCCTTCACCGCGCGGGGCAAACAGCGCGGCACCATGGTCTACGACCTGGCCTCCAAGGAGCTACGCACCATCGCGGGCGGTTGCGAGATCACCTGGTTCCCCGGCGGCCAGGAGGTGCTGTGGGTGGAAAACGGTGGGCACGGGGGCAATCAGATATTGGCCTCGCGGCTCAGCCCGGTGAAGCCGCGCGTGTTCATGGACCTGCCCGGCGCGCACAGCCACGAGTACTTCCCGCGCCTGTCGCCGGATGGGCGCTGGCTGGTGTGGGGCGCTTCGGCCAAGGGGCACGAGCACGACATCGCGGATTACGAGATATTTCTGTGGAAGGTGGGCACGCCCTGGGAGAAGGCCCTGCGCCTGAGCCGCAACGCGGCCAATGACCGCTGGCCGGACATCTTCATTGAAAAGTAA
- a CDS encoding DUF362 domain-containing protein has translation MPEVSFHQLPQATPEAVEAAVAHSLDLAKLSAGDLGESCLVKINAMSQEVLPGRNSGPWVVDALLSQLRARFPALRLTLADSDVAGYPQFARACRHWGYDSLASCHGADLVNLAREPYREVPTANPACPTLSFPRAVFQSDSIINLPVMKTHVLSGISCCLKNHWGLLPRLRYQYHRQVHQVIAEINLQVKQTVFNLVDATVAMEGSGPKTGLPRPCGLLLAGRDRVACDAAALDYMGLPREIAPHVALSSAAGVGQMDYAATGDAVEPAGFQPPQLGQDIVSLLERRLRAIPGLGRLLYHPSIAPLLGWVGTMYNEQIWFRRTGRGHLERVLQGSPWGAQFAALPGLAGRRA, from the coding sequence ATGCCTGAAGTTTCTTTTCATCAACTGCCCCAGGCCACCCCCGAAGCGGTGGAGGCCGCCGTGGCCCATTCCCTGGACCTGGCCAAGCTGAGCGCCGGTGACCTAGGCGAGAGCTGCCTGGTCAAGATCAACGCCATGAGCCAGGAGGTGTTGCCGGGCCGCAACTCCGGCCCCTGGGTGGTGGACGCCCTGCTAAGCCAGCTGCGGGCGCGCTTCCCGGCGCTAAGGCTAACCCTGGCCGACAGCGACGTGGCCGGCTATCCCCAGTTCGCCCGCGCCTGCCGCCACTGGGGCTACGACTCCCTGGCCTCGTGCCACGGCGCGGACTTGGTCAACCTGGCCCGCGAACCCTACCGCGAAGTGCCCACCGCCAACCCGGCCTGCCCCACCTTGTCCTTCCCCCGCGCGGTATTCCAAAGCGACAGCATCATCAACCTGCCGGTGATGAAGACCCACGTGCTCTCGGGCATCTCCTGCTGCCTCAAGAACCACTGGGGCCTGCTGCCCCGCTTGCGCTACCAGTATCACCGCCAGGTGCACCAGGTGATCGCCGAGATCAACCTTCAGGTGAAGCAGACGGTATTCAACCTGGTGGACGCCACCGTGGCCATGGAGGGCAGCGGCCCCAAGACCGGCCTGCCCCGGCCCTGCGGTCTGCTCCTGGCCGGGCGCGACCGGGTAGCCTGCGACGCGGCGGCCCTGGATTACATGGGCCTGCCCCGAGAAATCGCGCCCCACGTGGCCCTGAGCTCGGCGGCCGGGGTGGGCCAGATGGACTACGCGGCCACGGGCGACGCGGTGGAGCCGGCCGGCTTCCAGCCGCCCCAGCTGGGCCAGGATATAGTGTCCCTCTTGGAGCGCCGCCTGCGGGCCATCCCCGGCCTGGGCCGTTTGCTCTACCACCCCTCCATCGCGCCGCTCCTGGGCTGGGTGGGCACCATGTACAACGAGCAGATTTGGTTCCGCCGCACCGGGCGGGGCCATCTGGAGCGGGTGCTCCAGGGCTCGCCCTGGGGGGCCCAGTTCGCCGCGCTGCCCGGCCTGGCCGGGCGGAGGGCCTGA
- a CDS encoding SIS domain-containing protein, with product MSDYIEQYLDEAGKIAASLDRAAIAKMVQTIVGIRSGGGRLFFVGVGGGAGNANHAVNDFRKIAGIECYTPTDNVSELTALINDEGWDGVFARWLKTSRLGPKDGVFVFSVGGGSAEKQISVNIIEALKLAQEVGAKIMGVVGRDGGYTATVADACVVIPTMSAATVTPHTEAFQAVVWHMVVSHPDILQNEMKWESVK from the coding sequence GTGAGCGACTATATCGAGCAGTATTTGGATGAGGCGGGCAAGATCGCGGCCTCCCTGGACCGCGCGGCCATCGCCAAGATGGTTCAGACCATCGTGGGCATCCGCAGCGGCGGCGGCCGTTTATTCTTTGTCGGGGTGGGCGGCGGCGCGGGCAACGCCAACCATGCGGTGAACGACTTCCGCAAGATCGCCGGGATCGAGTGCTACACCCCCACCGACAACGTGAGCGAGCTCACCGCCCTGATCAACGACGAGGGCTGGGACGGCGTGTTCGCCCGCTGGCTCAAGACCAGCCGCCTGGGCCCCAAGGACGGGGTGTTCGTGTTCAGCGTGGGCGGGGGCAGCGCGGAGAAACAAATCAGCGTGAACATCATCGAGGCGCTCAAGCTGGCCCAGGAGGTGGGGGCCAAGATCATGGGCGTGGTGGGCCGCGACGGCGGCTACACCGCCACTGTGGCCGACGCCTGCGTGGTGATCCCCACCATGAGCGCGGCCACCGTGACCCCGCACACCGAGGCCTTCCAGGCGGTGGTGTGGCATATGGTGGTCTCGCACCCGGACATCCTGCAAAACGAGATGAAGTGGGAGTCGGTGAAGTAA
- a CDS encoding HAD family hydrolase, protein MGVGEVRRAVFLDRDGVLNPVVMRGGKPASPRSLSEFSLLPGAGEQVARLKGAGYRVIVVTNQPDVARGLLAQSELDAMHQALAAGAPVDEIRFCPHGDRHGCECRKPKPGMITQAAAEQGIDLAASWLVGDGYKDMAAAQAAGVKAILIEAEYNRAVEAPRRAPDLVSAVNIILEQG, encoded by the coding sequence GTGGGAGTCGGTGAAGTAAGGCGGGCGGTCTTTCTGGACCGCGACGGGGTGCTCAACCCGGTGGTGATGCGCGGCGGCAAGCCCGCCTCGCCGCGCAGCCTGAGCGAGTTTTCCCTGTTGCCCGGCGCGGGCGAGCAGGTGGCGAGGCTCAAGGGCGCGGGCTACCGGGTCATCGTGGTGACCAACCAGCCCGACGTGGCCCGGGGGCTTCTGGCCCAGAGCGAGCTGGACGCCATGCACCAGGCCCTGGCCGCCGGGGCTCCGGTGGACGAGATAAGGTTTTGCCCCCACGGCGACCGCCACGGGTGCGAGTGCCGCAAGCCCAAGCCGGGCATGATCACCCAGGCGGCGGCCGAGCAGGGCATCGACCTGGCGGCCAGCTGGCTGGTGGGGGACGGGTACAAGGACATGGCGGCTGCCCAGGCCGCCGGCGTGAAGGCGATACTCATCGAGGCCGAATACAACCGCGCGGTGGAGGCTCCCCGCCGGGCGCCTGACCTGGTTTCGGCCGTGAATATAATTTTGGAGCAAGGGTAG